Genomic DNA from Streptococcus uberis:
TAATATTCGGAATATTCCACAAAAATAAAACAAAAGGCAATGCCTTTTATTTTATCGTTGCTGTTAGAACTTCTTGTTCAGATATTGTATCTGAAATAAAGGAACCATTACTAGTCCGTTCAGCCAAAGAATAACTTCTTAAATCAATGACATATTCTTGACCTGTTTTACTAATAACAAGAAGTTCTTGTGCCTGATTACTTTCTTCTACTGGATCATTGAATAGATCTATAGTACTCGTTGGTGCATCTCCATGAACAGCGCCCGCAAAGAAGACACGGTGAGGTTTATTTTTTAATTCTCTAAGTACCAGTAATCCCCGGTTTGCACGGCTCGTCTGCGGGATATCACTTGTTGCCACACGTTTGAGACTTCCGCGTTGTGTTAAAACAAAGAAACTATCCGTACTTGCCAAAAAGGCGGCAGCTATGTGATCACCGGCTTTAAGATTCATAGCTTTTACTCCTGCAGATTTCAAACCTTGAACAGGTACTTCTTCGGCAGAAAATCGTAAAGCATAACCTTGGTGAGAAACTAACAAAATATCTTCAAAGAAAATAGGAGCTACTGTAACAATACGATCTTGCTCGTTTTTGAGTTTAGCATACTTGGTTGATTTTGTTCTATAAGTACGCCATGGCGTTAAATCTTTACGGTCAAAGCGTTTGATTTGTCCAAGCTGAGTCACTGAGAAATAAGAGCCTTTTTCAAAATGATCAACAATCTCAGCATGTAAAATGAGTTCATCTGTGGCGAAGTTAGTAATATGCTGCGACAGATGTTCTCCAATTTCTTTCCATTTGATATCTTGGAGCTCATGAATTGGTCGATATATGACATTCCCTTGATCCGTAAAAAGAAGCAAGTGTTGTGTTGTTTTAGCATTTTCGACAAAAATCAAATGATCATCATCACGTTTCCCAATTTCCTCAAGACTGGATGCGTTAAAGGAACGTGGACTAGTCCGTTTGATATAACCACTTTTTGTGACACTAACAAAAGTTTCTTCTTCGACAATTAATGATGCCGTATCGATTTCAATAGTTTGAGCCTCTTTTTGAAGTTCAGAACGACGTTCATTGCCAAATTTTTTCTTAACATCACGCAATTCCCGTTTCATGACATTGTACATGGTAGCTTCATCACCAATAATAGCAGTCAACGTTTTGATCAAGTCGTTGAGCTCATCTTCTTCTTTTTGCAAGGTTAAGATATCTGTGTTCGTCAAACGGTAAAGTTGCAAGGTTACAATAGCTTCCGCTTGTTCTTCGGTGAAAGCATAGCTGACTTTCAAGTTTTCTTTGGCATCCGCTTTGTTGTCAGATGCACGGATTAAAGCAATAACCTCATCTAGAATTGACAAGACCCTGATTAAGCCTTCAACAATATGAAGTCTCTTTTCAGCTTTTGCCTTATCAAATCTGGAACGCTCAATAATAATAGACTTACGATGTGCAATGTAAGAACTAAGAATTTTCTGAATGCCAACTTGGTGAGGGGTAAAATGATCAATGGCCACCATGTTGAAATTATAGTTAACTTGTAAATCTGTGTATTTTAATAAATAGTTTAATACGGTCTCTGTATCAGCATCTTTTTTCAATTCGATAGCAATGCGAAGACCCGTTCTATCAGATTCATCTCTGACTTCAACAATTCCTGGTACTTTATTATTGACGCGGACATCATCAATCTTTTTGACCAAGACAGACTTATTGATTTCATAAGGAATCTCTGTGACAATTATTTGTTGTTTGCCACCTTTCAACTCTTCAATTTCTGTCCTAGAACGAACAACAACGCGCCCTTTACCCGTTTCATAAGCTTTTTTAATTTCATCTGCACCTTGAATGATTCCACCTGTTGGAAAATCAGGGCCAGGAAGAAATTCCATCAATTTTTCCAATTTAGCATTGGGATGGTCAATCATATAAACTGTCGCATCAATCACTTCCGCTAAATTATGGGGCGGAATATCGGTTGCATAACCAGCAGAGATTCCTGTTGCTCCATTCACTAAAAGATTAGGAAAGGCAGCGGGTAAAACAGTAGGTTCCTTTTCCGTATCATCAAAGTTCCATGCAAAAGGAACCGTATTTTTGTCAATATCTTGAAGTAAAAAACCAGATATTTCCGATAAACGGGCTTCCGTATAACGCATGGCAGCCGGTGGATCACCATCCATAGAACCATTATTACCATGCATTTCTACTAAAATTTCACGATTTTTCCAGTCTTGACTCATCCGAACCATGGCATCATAAATAGAGGAATCTCCATGGGGATGGAAATTACCCATGATATTACCAACAGATTTAGCAGATTTACGGAAACCTTTTTCAAAGGTATTACCGTCCTTATTCATGGAATAAAGAATACGGCGTTGTACAGGTTTCAGACCATCCCGTATATCAGGAAGAGCCCTCTCCTGGATAATATATTTAGAATAGCGCCCAAAGCGCTCTCCCATTATGTCTTCTAAAGACATGTTTTGAATATTACTCATACATTAAGATACCAAGCCCGTGAAAATGCAAAGTAAAAATAGGAAATCGATAGCTCATCCTGATGAGTTAGAGATTTGTCTTTTTTACACAGCAATTAGGGCAGGTTCAATTCCTTTCTATAAAGTGAAAAGAGTTAAAGTTTAAATAGAAACTGAAAGGAGTTTAGCCTTTGTTCAGTTTCTATTGATTTAGAAAGTTTAAGATTTTTTAGAATGAAAACTACTGTGGACTTTATCTTAAAGTCAACCATTCTTTTGAAAGATAATGACCATATTTTTCTTTCTGACACAAAATATCAAGACAAGCTAAGAAAGGGGATCTTGCCTATGCTTGTCTTGAAATCATGTGGTAATGTGGTCATTCCAATACCCTAAATGGGTAACTATTATTGTGTAAGCTTACGGCTGGCTTTCCATTGACGGTAGTCCTCAATATCTTTATTTACCATTTTCCAACATGCTCCTACTACTAAAGCATCATCTAATTGACCAAGAAAAGGAATCCAATCTGGAATTAAGTCAACTGGTGATAAAAAGTAAAGTAAAGCACTAATAATAGCTAAAATCGTTCCTCGAGGTACACGCGTGTAATCCTTTTTCAAATAAGAACGAATCATGCTAATAAATATAGGAATTAATTTCAGTTCTTGACGAATAAAGGGAATCCACTTCAAGCGTTTTTCCACTTTTTCTAAAAAAGTATCCATTTTAGCATCGTCTTTTAATAAAGTATCAGCCTTCTGGTAACCTTTTTGTAACTCTTCCATCGCACGCTTTGAATTCAATTTTTTTCTCATTTCATGCCCCTCCAATTAGATCTATCATTTAGTAAAACAGTTCTATCGTTGGTAGTGACCAACTTATCCTTATTTTAGCATAAGTTAAAGAGATCATTAAATGAAAACATTGACATGCAAAAGCAGCAAGTGTTTTATGAAGAGGTGCATTAGCACCCTTCTTGAAATTCAGAATATCACGACGAGAGAAAAGAAAATCGATACCATTTTCTTTTCGAACTAGTGAGGGAGTTAGCTTGACCGCATTATAGCGGCAAGCGTCTTGTGAAGAGGTGCTTTAGCACCCTTCACAA
This window encodes:
- the parC gene encoding DNA topoisomerase IV subunit A, which produces MSNIQNMSLEDIMGERFGRYSKYIIQERALPDIRDGLKPVQRRILYSMNKDGNTFEKGFRKSAKSVGNIMGNFHPHGDSSIYDAMVRMSQDWKNREILVEMHGNNGSMDGDPPAAMRYTEARLSEISGFLLQDIDKNTVPFAWNFDDTEKEPTVLPAAFPNLLVNGATGISAGYATDIPPHNLAEVIDATVYMIDHPNAKLEKLMEFLPGPDFPTGGIIQGADEIKKAYETGKGRVVVRSRTEIEELKGGKQQIIVTEIPYEINKSVLVKKIDDVRVNNKVPGIVEVRDESDRTGLRIAIELKKDADTETVLNYLLKYTDLQVNYNFNMVAIDHFTPHQVGIQKILSSYIAHRKSIIIERSRFDKAKAEKRLHIVEGLIRVLSILDEVIALIRASDNKADAKENLKVSYAFTEEQAEAIVTLQLYRLTNTDILTLQKEEDELNDLIKTLTAIIGDEATMYNVMKRELRDVKKKFGNERRSELQKEAQTIEIDTASLIVEEETFVSVTKSGYIKRTSPRSFNASSLEEIGKRDDDHLIFVENAKTTQHLLLFTDQGNVIYRPIHELQDIKWKEIGEHLSQHITNFATDELILHAEIVDHFEKGSYFSVTQLGQIKRFDRKDLTPWRTYRTKSTKYAKLKNEQDRIVTVAPIFFEDILLVSHQGYALRFSAEEVPVQGLKSAGVKAMNLKAGDHIAAAFLASTDSFFVLTQRGSLKRVATSDIPQTSRANRGLLVLRELKNKPHRVFFAGAVHGDAPTSTIDLFNDPVEESNQAQELLVISKTGQEYVIDLRSYSLAERTSNGSFISDTISEQEVLTATIK
- a CDS encoding YkvA family protein, with the protein product MRKKLNSKRAMEELQKGYQKADTLLKDDAKMDTFLEKVEKRLKWIPFIRQELKLIPIFISMIRSYLKKDYTRVPRGTILAIISALLYFLSPVDLIPDWIPFLGQLDDALVVGACWKMVNKDIEDYRQWKASRKLTQ